In Polypterus senegalus isolate Bchr_013 chromosome 12, ASM1683550v1, whole genome shotgun sequence, the following are encoded in one genomic region:
- the selenos gene encoding selenoprotein S — MEAEEETTEIKNKPNLENQGLGFLQEAVSSLASEYGWYVLFTCIAVYFIVQLLRRKGDQTDRRQTPQDLPDKDVVVKRQAALEAARKRMQEELDAKAEQYKEKQQQIAEEKRQQKIEMWDNMQQGKSYKAATKVNNQSNSDSASSPVSKPKSEKKPLRGGYNPLTGDSGGTCSWRPGRRGPSAGG; from the exons atggaggcGGAAGAGGAGACGACAGAAATCAAAAACAAGCCGAACCTCGAAAACCAAGGCTTGGGCTTTCTGCAGGAGGCAG TGAGTAGCCTTGCATCGGAATATGGCTGGTACGTCCTTTTTACTTGCATTGCTGTTTACTTCATCGTTCAGCTGCTGCGAAGAAAAGGTGACCAAACGGACAGAAGACAGACTCCTCAGGACTTGCCAG ataaggacGTAGTTGTGAAACGACAAGCAGCTTTAGAAGCCGCCCGGAAAAGAATGCAGGAGGAACTTGATGCCAAAGCAgaacaatacaaagaaaaacagcaacag ATTGCAGAAGAAAAGAGACAACAAAAGATTGAGATGTGGGACAACATGCAGCAGGGAAAGAGCTACAAGGCAGCCACAAAAGTGAATAAt CAAAGCAACAGTGACTCTGCTTCAAGTCCAGTTTCAAAACCAAAGTCTGAAAAGAAGCCATTAAGGGGTG GGTATAACCCATTGACTGGAGACAGCGGAGGGACCTGTTCCTGGAGACCTGGCCGTAGAGGTCCATCTGCTGGGGGATGA